Within Helicoverpa zea isolate HzStark_Cry1AcR chromosome 17, ilHelZeax1.1, whole genome shotgun sequence, the genomic segment AGTAGAACATAGGGATTATTATATTGGTTCTATATTGCCGTATCTTCTTATActaatgttaaataaaaaatagatggcatGATTAAATTTGACCACCAGTATTACCGACGAGGcatcgggttgcccgagtaactcaattgagaaggtcagacaggcagtcgctccctgtAAACTACTCGTATTCGTCCGccttcagttagactggaagacgatcgcagcatagttggggaaaggctaggccgATAATTAATGACTATGTGCCTAATCTTTGTGTTAGTTACTATATAGGTGCAGCATACACATTGTATATGACAACTGTGCATGTCAAGGTAGTGAGTAAATTATTATGCCAGGTGTCAAATTGCTTCCTCGTGCTTATATCGGAATACAACAACAATTATTTGCAATATTCTGTAAAATATTTGTGACAAATACTGCTAAGTCTTTGTATTTGGTTTATAACTGATAACTAGATCCACTAAAGTATACTGAGTTAATGTGTATTTTGGTGTTTTATTGTGTGGTTATATACATTTGAAATTACCTACTCATTTCTTTGTGTATTAGCGTCAGTAAAATGAATAACCCGATTCAAATTAATACTGgcacattttcataaaattaatgattaatcTATAGTAGGTACTGTGTTGCTGACTTCTTTGTGGCAATAAGGGCAAAAGTAGGTGAGACATAttacgaaaaacaaaagaattatcACTTATTAGATCACTAAGATGACAATCACTCAAGTTAATTTGGCTTCatttaaagttcggccattcagagaatgcgttcctgacacgtcgcgattgaactgacgacgtaactacattcattgattattgatataataatgttgttttaatgctcctcaattgttaaaacggtaaacaaccagcaaaaatatttttatcgtaactgcaacgccattgcaaagttacgtcgtcagttcaatcgcgacgtgtcaggaacgcattctctgaatggccgaactataatacatttattgtattactagcttccgccagcggcttcgcccgcgtggtgtattgataaaaagtagcctagctatgtgttaatccagggtatcacctatctacataccaaatttcaatcaaatcggtccagccgtttttgcgtgattgaataacaaacatacatccatacattctcacaaactttcacatttataatataagtaggaagtaggatttatACATCTACACTAAAGTAGTAAAGAGGaatcatttttcttttgtttgtgacCCTAAAGACTATGAAAATACTGAACCtattcaaaacatatttcactgttagaaagccgcactctttccgagtaatataggcattttcattatatcccggtacgggcagtagttcacaCGGGATGCGAGTGCAACCGCGGGAATACGGCTAATTTCAAATAATACCAAAGTTGTTATTTGCAAttctttcacaaacaaaatGAACCGTTGCACCACGTCTCTATCACGTAGCCGGCCCTAAATGTTGCCAACTGCAAAAAACCAATAACTTGTATTAGGCCCATGGTAATATCGTTCTTGAAACGTAATCTCAACCACACACTTTAAGTACGTGATATCTGAAATTGGTTAGGGTGAATCTACACGGTGAAATAGCTTGGGCatattgaggcacatgcgcaggttacatgcattttaaaaacgtgcgggtccagcgactcgcacatgtaccaaagcaaaatacccacccgcgtgctcttctcacttgtcacttgcgcatgttaacttgctccagctacatgcaccgtgtagacgcacccttattTTGTGATAGTCACGTATTTGAGCCTATGGGCCCTAAAGCCTTATCCTTGAGTTAAGGTCATTCTAGAAAGCGGTCATAACCTTCTTCTAGATATATAAGTGGTCCAATGACCTGATGGAAATTGCTGCCTATTGTTATATTTCATGAATGGTCAAGTCGATGGTATGAAATAGTTTGTGCTTGTAATGTGTTCAAGTGTTCACAATGCCTTACATAATAATGTTCACTTTCTTActaaattataaatgcgaaaataacaaCCGATATAAATGTCTGTGTGTGTAATTTGGTCTAGAGCCGTAAGTACCTTTTTGTAACcaatttataattacaaaagTTTAAGTCAATGTCAGATTTTCTTTACTATATTTTGTGGCACAAAGATACGTTTtctttgtaagttttttttctctAAAAACGAAAATCGAATATTCATGAACAAATTGACTTGTTGAATTACTTCGCTACACACATTGACACTTGACAGTAGAAATAagaactcataaataaataaatagtctgGTGTCAATATAAAAGCGTATGTAATGCACTTTGGCTGTCAAGAGGACTTCAAATATAAACTCCActatttgatttgttttttttagggttccagacatctaaattgaagaaaaaacactttaaaaatcaattaggataaaaatgttaaaacttcatGATTGTATACAATGTGCTGCATTCATGGattatatatgtatgtctcctcctgctgtgggtgcaACGTGATTGAGTGTCAAATTCTTTGGTACTGACTAATAcctaccatgttccttctgtaGCCTTTTGGGTACCGCCGCcataactcttttgaacaatccgtAGACCCATTGGGGTAGATCCTGTGCTCAATAGTCGATAGCAGTATGTTGATATGATTAAACTAATCTCTAGTCAAGGTTTTGCTGTAGTTCTTCAAGAGTCTCACgatataatgttgttttttcatAAACCTCTCTACACACAATCTTTAGGATTCCTTCTAAGTAATAAGATAGGTTTAACAACGGTTTTAAAATATGTGGGATTGAATGTTTCTGAACGATTGAGATGTGTGTAAGATGATGGACGTTTCTAAACGAATGAGTGGGAGTAAGAgggaatgaatgaatgagagTGAGAGATTGGTTTGGAAATTTGGATTTAAAGATGGAGGAGTTAAGAGATTAGACGATGTACCTAacgattttatgtaaaaaaatagtaataaatagtttagatTGAAATTCAACGGTTATTATTGAATTACGCAAGTACTCCACGAACCCTGATCCCCACAAATATgatcatataaaaatgtatttttcaaagcAAACCATCAAATAATAGGCATTAATTATTGCCATAATGTCgccgtataaaaatatatgttaaataCAATTTACAAAACATTATGTAACAGGATACCAGAAAATACAGCATCAAATACACTACAAAATTCTCACACAAAACCGTAAAGTATCGCATTGGAACTAAACGCCTGTTGCATTACTAATATCAATGGCTCGTCCGTCACATCAATGTCGGCCAAAACAGGCGCAATCCATATTAAATCGATTCATTACAGCATCACACATGATCtccttttgttaaaatatttctgAACAATAACATGACACTGAACAAATGAACAATTGGTGATCGCATCAGTTTCAGCACAATGAAATGTCGTAACGGTAATAAAATGGGGAATTTATTACAGGTATACTATGCTCTATACTATACGTAGTAGAGGATTATTTTCCTTTAGACAACTAGGTaatagtaagttttattttttcaaagttaAGTGTTTATTTCGTTCATACTAAAATTACTACCTGTGCATAGATAGAATATTGCTTTTCCTTCACTTAGGTGAACATTGATTGTATCAAATATCACTTAGGTGAAATAACTTTAGCACCCACATTCTCATATTTTTCGAAGTCTCTCCTATCTTCTTTACAATGATTTAGTACAGATTTAAAAGCTTCGATGACATTTCAAgaaatatgaaagaaaaaaaaaacgataaagaATGCGGCTAAACTTTTATAACGCTCGGTTCAAGGTCGTAATCATAAAATAGGATCTTCACAGGTATATGACCATAATCAACATACTTGAAGCCATGATTATAAGAAACAAGTTTCCGTGATGATTTCGGTGACCTACGGTCGAGCTGCCAGTCGATACaagtatttacaaacaaacacacttgTTAGACggaatatttcaaataaactaGTGAGTGACATGATATAATCAAAATGAACGGAAAAAGTGATAAGGATATAGAACTTAGAAATACTATTAAGAGCAACGTAGAAGCAAATGGAAATAGTGTGAAAGATAAGGAAAAAGAACCAGTGTCTTGTGGtgaattaataaaaagattCTTCAATTTCTTTACTGTTGAACCTTTTCTACTATGTTACATTCTACCAATAGCTATTTCTGGATTAGCAGTACAAAAGCTGAATATAGAGAAGGCATGTCGCGTAGACTTGAATATGTCTGAAGAAATATGTCTTAGAGCAGTGAATGGTGATGTTAGTGAGAATGACACGCTGGGAACAGAAGCTCAACTTAATGCAACAAAACTGGTAGCAGATATGACAGCATGGCAGAATCCTTTACAAAGTAGCTTCCCTGCTATTGTAATTCTGAATGTAGGAGCGTGGAGTGACAAGACAGGCAACAGAAAAGCTTTGATGCTGATACCTGTTATAGGCGAAATTATTTCGTCAATTGGTCTGCTCTTTGCAACATACTTCTTCCTAGAATGGCCATTGTGGGCGACTGCATTAATAGAAGCTTTGCCTTCAGCTCTGACAGGAGGTTATGCAATCGCTTTGATGGGCTCATACAGTTTCATAGCAGATCTAACATCTGTTGAATCGAGAACATTTAGAATCGGATTAGTTGGCATTATTGTGACATTAGGTGTTCCATTTGGTACATCCATCAGTGGCGTTTTGACAGAAGCAGTTGGTTACTATGGAATATTTGGCATCAACTTGGGTATATACTTGTTCGCGTTTATATATGCTTACTTCAAGATCCACAATGTGAGAACGGTTAAATTGGAAGGAACTAGGATGCAGAAATTGCTTGATTTCTTCCATCCCAGAAATGTATGGGATACGGTATCATTAGTCTTCATGTCTCGAGGGAAGCAGTTGGTACAAATAATTCTGGTAATTTGTGCGCATATCGTCATCATGGGACCGGTTTTCGGTaaggtttatttataatatgtcCCTTGctacattttaatacaaagtgGTCAATGtttatttcatgtaggtatattatctaCATTAAGATGCTAATTATTAGATGTAACATTACTTGCTTTTTCTAATAAGAAATCTTGGGCTAATCTAAAGGCGAAATTAAATAAGAGAGTGGAATTATTTAATTTCGCCACATATCTGATATTTAATCTCGGTACCTAATCAAAGTTCAGTCATTACAATTTGTTGATTGTTAATTTACTCTAAAATTGAACACGTTTTGCTCTGACCTGTAAGCCTAAGACCCGAAACTTCGGCagtcaaaatgtttttgtttacttaGTAAATTATGCTAATGGTTCCAACATTTAATGTATTCCAATCAAATACAACTTTGTTTACATCAAACggacaattatttataattgtttCTTTAGCTTTTGTATATAATTAAGTGTCGTAATTAAATATAACCTTGATTACCTAATATATGATTACATgagtattgtttttattttcaggtgaATCGGCGGTGCTTTTCTTGTATGCTTTGACTAAGTTTAGCATGAGTGTCGTAGATCTCAGCTTCTTTAGTACTTATTCTATATTGATGGGCACTGcaggtaagatatttttttgtctttttcgtTATTAACTATGACTTtaacaacataaataattatatcaattaCCAATTATTCAATTTCATATTCCTATtgactttatatattttatagtaaaataattggaaattaacatcatcatcatcatcatcatcatcagcctatcaaTTAACATACCTATCACATAAAATAAGCGTAAAATAAGCCCTatataacaaagaaataatcTTCCAACAAAACATTcatacctaatcaaaaatgattgAATATACTTGACTGAGTATCATCAACATTATTATGTGGTTAGAAACAAGCCAAAATCTAATTTAGCAACAATAATAAGCAAAAAGTTAAATCACGatgttatttcatttaaattgtttcATATACCCAGGGGCTATGGAAACTACTGGCACGCTTTGGCAGAAATTAATACATAACTATAACGAACGAGTACCTTATTTTGTACAATGAAGCGTATAACTTTATGCTTTTCAACCTAAGAAAACATCGACCAAAACTATTTTGTAACTACTTAATTATATAAACAGAACGTACTTACACTTActaaaaatatcaaagtaaaaaagtaataatgtaaGGAAAttaatgggttgaggaggtcagataggcagtcgcttcttgtaaagcactggtactcagctgaatccggttagactggaagccgaccaaaacatgattgggaaaaggctcggaggatgatgatgatgatgatgtaacgaaattaaataattaaaaaaacacatatcAATAATTTACTCAACAtagaccatattttttttgacgacgtcaaaaatcattaaatgacccctcccgctgtgggttagcaacggtgagggagtgtcagactcttactgactaaaaaccgtcctGTGCCAtcgtaggtcttttatgtaccagggccgcggtaactctttcggacaatcccgcaaccccggcagaccttggccctgctgggccccgacTCAACGTAGACCTTCTCAGTAATTTCGCCTTCACACAATTTTGCGTTTCAGAAGTTTATAGaattatacctaaataaatatagataaatggGCTTGCATCTAGAACCTATCTTAAACCTAATAAATCCATTTAGGATTTGAATGGCGAACTTGATTTAATTACAAATGCTATTATATTAAGTGAAAATCTATTTACACAGTAACAAACTATAGGACGTtgaaaggttaaaaaatatatgtaagtcTACCTGCAAACTATTAACCTTAAGTGGGTccgttttttaataaatgacattaaataaaatattaataagcagTGGGATAACCCAACACatatatctccaaaaatatttagGAATATTTTTGGACTTACCGGTTTCAATACCAATTAGGACGGAATCACACGGACGGTTTGAAAGAAATATGGATCTTAGAAACCTATAAATTAGAGCTTTATTCTCAtggaaactttcataaaacatattattttggcTAAAGAAAACAAGGCGTCCCAATAGTTGAAGCTTGGCGGTCGAAAGGTTATTGGTTCGATACCCACACACTGCACTATTGACGTCCTCAAGAAAGAAGCATTTTAGTCTTAGTTGGAGAGGTCGATAAATGTAGTCGTAATGTGCAGTCCACATTGTACTTAGCTAGTGTTTAAAATGGCTGTTTTGTACCTAAATACTGGACATTACTTCAAACAAAAGCAATGATTTCTATTTTCctaatttaatatatatattaaattcCTCCCATTAATTTGCCCGGCCTTATTTATGGAAAACAAGTGAGCCCTCCTGTGTGGGAGCATTCGCAACCGTGTGCCAGCGAGGGTCGTTGTGGGTGCcgcatgagggagtgtcagacgcttactgactaaaactcagcACTTTCCTTCTTAAGTCCTTTATATATGTACTAGaaccgtggtaactctttcgaacaatcctgcagccccgtgATTAGCAAGGTCTAATAAATCTTACTCCAATTTATTATGAGAAATCTTTCCTTTCAGGTTCAGCAGTAGCAGTAACGCTATTCAGTAAGAAGCTGAAAATGCATGACACACTCTTAGGCATCATAGCCACAGCATGCAAGACAGTCTCGGCATACGTTTACGGGCTGGCTCCAACAAGAAACTGGTTATATGCAGCTCCTGTGTTCGATTTCTTTGGCAATTCTGGAGCTATTGCCATCAGGTCTCTTGGTACTAAAGTTGTGGAGCAGGATAAAGttggtaagttttatttttcaatataaattgttttttttttttgtcctaGGAGGTCACAATATCTGTGCTAGGATGGGTAAAAGTCGGATAAATAAGGAAACTTTTgagtagaaaataatttaaattatacccTTCAGAGTATGTCGGCATGGCTAGTTGTTTGATATTTTCTAAGAAACATTAAAGTATCGTAAATTATCTCGGTTACTACATAACCCATACTTCTGTATTCAGCAGACACTCTTGAAATAAGTTAATTACATTTAGAACCCAAATATTCATTCGtctcacaaaataaattaagtacgaGCTAAGACTCAGAATTCCCCTAGAGTGTGATAGATCTTAGGACCAAAGAGTTTGAATCGTAATGAGAACTAcaagtaatttaaaaagtttgattaATGTCTtgaaaaagtaataaacaaaacaatatctatCATGCTTAGACTTCAACAGTTATACTTGTGGACcctaagttattatttttagtctCAAATATGAAATAAGCAATTTGATTAATCCAAATTCCAGACAATTTGCAAAGAATTGTTACTTTAGCAGAAATCTCTGAAAGACAAATGACTGTGAAAGCTTGCAGATTAGGGATTACTTAAGAAAACGTTTATACAGAATGCCTACTTAGCGAATTGCAAGAGATAAgacgataaatatttttagttgcaattcgttatattataaaaaaaaaaaaatctgcattttaaTATTGAGTACCTACTcgaagatttatttaaatttctattttatatttaccaCTCCAATTTTACGGTATTGTTTTTCTCCTATGACTCAGGTTTTATTacacataattaaatatttcgctAATTTATTACCTAAAATTATTGTACTAAGTCTCGTTGCATCTATAATGAAAACCATAACATGGCATTTAATCTATTCGTGATTCGTGAATTTGATACCAGAAGCGATTTTAAActgatttcattttgaatttaacTGCATTAAAACTTTTGAATAATAAGGGTTTCGTTGTTAtttaatgcaaaaaatatatttgtaaacaaaCCTTCATGAACataagaataattaaaaaataattgagacTATACGGATACCTATTAGTTATAATAACAGATAGTAAAAAATACTTCACACGATTTTGGatacataaaaaattacaaagcgTGGGTAGAAAAAGCATTTCTCAAACCAGTCAAGTCTATGCCCATGCAAGGAAGGGGTTCCTTAGAGAAGTAAAgcttttaaatatcttttgaaattatctgagggcacggcagtgccccagccaagactcgagcaaagcgggcacggccgtaccatcttttctcgaagcgtttcgcggctatttcagccccctgtatcttccatgtgaacaaagctaggagtttaggttttcgatgaccaagagtaagtattagaacaagctcagtctcaagattacaagacatttgaataaatagtttacgagttatgagcgatcatagttacaccattttgtcactgactcactgaccgatcatcaaaagtctaaggtacttctagaaaacatagaaccttcaaatttggcaccaagataggttattagctacatataaagggaaaattataaaaaccttaaaacttaataaaaaaataggaaacaaatttatatttgcggtttttcaagaacattgtgtatgaattttgactgcattgataactttgttatttatttatgtacaaaatgttactatttgttttattgttacgtagtggtatattgttattatgtattaaatatacaacatatgaataaaaaagctaggtttaaatgaaatgaataatgataaaatctttcatattaatgcagtgcgataaacactgcatgctcgctcgatagatggcgttgtcctggtctaaatcgcgctatggtttcgttacatagcttagtataagtagtacttaaaaaaatcaaataatttcatgtgatagcgtcatctacctctgaaataaatctcttttattctaaaagatattcgattaaaaaaatcgacaatttcgaatttttttaggttaaaaaaatattgtttacgtgctactttaggtgtacatatttagtttgttatatattgagttagttgcatgtcagttaatttaatttgttatacctatcagtcaatattattgtaaagtgaacgaaactattgatatagtcacaaaatattgatttattattacaaataaagtagaacaggacttggcttctatgcgatctcaaaactttttacggtggaggaattgcgtagaggattggctttattttacatttaatgtttttggtgggatcgtGATTTACTTAAACATTTTGAAGTGAATTTAGAATAAAATCTCACCATTTGTCAAGCATTATTGTGCTTTTAGCGGCTTCATTGATTTCAAAGCTAAGTTAGTGGGAATTAAGTAATAGAGGCTAAGAAAGGCGCGTAAAAGGACAAAGATAGTCATTGATTTTCTTTCATGCGCCAAACGTAAAACTCGTGTATTGTATATCGAAAAGTTTACAGGATCTTATGAACACAATATGATCTTAGTTACATAGTTTTAAAAAGCGAAtttcatggagaagaaccagcaaataaagttatatttatcAACAAAATAAGGATGCCTCATTTCCTAGCGGAATTCTAAAAAATCAAAGCTTGTGTTTTTTTACCGTAAAGCTGATGTCAGCTTCAAGGTGTGTGGGgaaatctattattattataatataatcattAACCACATAAAACGTAACCGGATTCTATAAGACTGATCTAACGAAATATAATTTGGAACGTCATTAAGTTCGTGTATTATGTGGTATTAATTTGTTTGGAGTATTATTTACGTTAACACGTTGTTTTAATCAATGAGTATAATTATTACGCGCTTACAACATTTAATGACTTTGTAGACAGATACTAGGTACATTTACGCTTAGTAgaacatcaatattttttaattattacctaCGTTTTTATGAATGTATTAGGTATATCAGTATTGTTCGCATAGTATAGTGTAGCAAACAACACTTGACTGAAGTATTTTTTGAGAAACCGgctgttttccgcggtttcaccctcacCCTATGAAAATACTTCCTGCACCCGAAAACATTATAGAGATAGGttatgtagctttccaacataGGTTTGTAGTTTCGTAGCCTCTAGAGTACAAATAACCAAAAACACAGTATAGAATGTATCAAAATACGTGTAAGTATTTTAGCCTGCAAGGTCACTTTCAAGTccctaaaacaataaattacagCGCTCCTCCCAAAAAACCCTCGTACGTAGCTAAGTAAAATTCTTGGCCGTCTCTTTAAAGTTTGGCCTAAATTCTTGCTCTTGCCAAGCGGGGCGGACACTGCATGTCAGTTCAGCTGAGAGAATTTAACTTATGCACCAGTGGATTGCATTTCCCTGCCACGTAGGATCTCCCTAGATTATATCAAAGCTGGTGAAATATTTCAGTTATTAAAAAGATCGAAAAATCTACTTTGATTTATGAAGAGTTAGCTGAAGTTTTGCGTCGTTTTTTGAGACCTAAGTATCTTTATATGCACCAGTTATGGTTAATTCCGTAATTGAGGATATCAAAACTTTCCACTTTACATAAATGGAGACAACCCAAGATCAGGAATGAGAAAACCCATGATctccaaataaaacaattaaacttAGGTCTTTATACCAACGCATTTGGATGACGAAAACAATGAACTacagaaagtaaataaataagacttctaaaaatatttgacttcCTTCATCCCAGCACatgggtaattttatttttagaagacAAAACCCCGAAGTAAATCCTTCGAAGCTTTTAGTCTATGAGGAAAGCCACTTAAATTGATGATATCAAGCCATATAAGATTGATTTAAAGCGAGTCGTTTCAATCAACGGCTTTCAGTGATTCATTGGCCATTTGTCTAGATACAATATACCAAAATTAAGT encodes:
- the LOC124638574 gene encoding proton-coupled folate transporter-like, coding for MNGKSDKDIELRNTIKSNVEANGNSVKDKEKEPVSCGELIKRFFNFFTVEPFLLCYILPIAISGLAVQKLNIEKACRVDLNMSEEICLRAVNGDVSENDTLGTEAQLNATKLVADMTAWQNPLQSSFPAIVILNVGAWSDKTGNRKALMLIPVIGEIISSIGLLFATYFFLEWPLWATALIEALPSALTGGYAIALMGSYSFIADLTSVESRTFRIGLVGIIVTLGVPFGTSISGVLTEAVGYYGIFGINLGIYLFAFIYAYFKIHNVRTVKLEGTRMQKLLDFFHPRNVWDTVSLVFMSRGKQLVQIILVICAHIVIMGPVFGESAVLFLYALTKFSMSVVDLSFFSTYSILMGTAGSAVAVTLFSKKLKMHDTLLGIIATACKTVSAYVYGLAPTRNWLYAAPVFDFFGNSGAIAIRSLGTKVVEQDKVGKICSLIGFVETLIPVIYIPLYSKLFSNTVETLPGAVYLLGGTMTIPAFLIFIALYVMHRRQERDTVKNPAAKEMYAHDNDVTAL